The Archangium primigenium genomic interval GTGTGCGACTACGCCTTCGGCCCCCTGGGACTGCACCGGCTCCAGGCCAACCACCTGCCGGACAACCACCGCAGCGCCTCGGTGCTGCGGCGCACGGGCTTCACCGTGGAGGGGCTCGCGCGCCAGTCCGTGCTCATCGACGGGCGCTGGCGCGATCACGTGCTCACGGCGCGCCTGGCCCCGAGCGCCCTGGAGCGCTGAGGCCCCCTCGGGACTCGCCGGTGGACTACGGCGCGCGCCGCTGGGCGAACATCCAGGTGCTCACCGCCACGTCGAGGTACACCGTGTCGAAGATGTCGTGCCCGAGCCCGGGCAATTCCGTGTAGCGCACGGAGGAGTTGCCCAGGGCCTTGAACAGCTCGATGAAGGCCCGGCTCTCGCGCACGGGGACCTCCGCGTCCACCTCGCCGTGCCACACCCACAGGGGCGTGCCCTTGAGCCGCTCCGCCACGCTCCGGTCCCCCGAGTGCTCGGACACCGCGAGCACCGCCGCGAAGCGCTCGGGCGTGCGCGCCGCGAGCCGCACCGCGCCCTGCTTCCCGATGGACTCCCCCGCCAGGTACACCCGCTTGGGGTCTCCCTTGTACTCCTCCAGGGTGCGCTCGAGCGCCAGCAGGGCGAAGTCCGCCACGTCCCCGCTCCAGTCCCGCCCGGGCGGGCACTGGGGCAGCACGAGCACCGCCGGGTAGCGCTCGGGGTGCTGGCGCACCGCCGCCGCCAGGTGCTGGCGCCGCGGCAGCGTGCCCTCGGTGCCCCGGGACGCCGCGCCGTGCAGCGCCAGGATGACGGGCCAGGTGCGATCGGCGCGGTACGTGGGCGGCAGGTACACCGAGTACACGTACGTCGTGCCCCGCACGGAGAGGCTCTTGGCCACGAACGTCCCCGGCTGACCCTCCGCGGGGCTCGCCTCCGGCGTTCCCGCCAACAACCACCCCACCAGCACCAGCGTCACCGCGCCCATGGGCCTCCTCGTCCACCCGTCCAGGGGCCGCGCTCGGGCGGGGACAGGGAAAGGACGCCACGCTAGCGCTCCCCTCACGGGGCCGGCACGGGCCTGGGCTTCAAGGGAGGGGCAAGGGTTGCGTTTCCATCAACTGCCCCCAAGTGCGACCGCGCGCGTCTCCGGAATGAGACTTCCGGGAGAGCGCGCGCGGCCAGCCGCGACCAGAAACGCCACCTTGGAGGGGAATGAACGCTGTCCGCGTTCACGCCCTATACCGGAAAACCCGGTCAACCGGAAAGTAAATTTCTCGGGGAAATCCGTTTTTGCCCGCCTGCCGGGGAAGCAGGCGGGCTGCGCGTCATTTGGAGAGGGCGCGGCCCAGGGCGAGCAGCACCACGGCGCCGAGCACGGAGCCGATGAGGCCGCTGGAGGTGAAGAAGCGCCAGGAGCCGCCCCAGATGACCGACGCGAGGAAGCCGCCCGTGAAGGAGCCGGCCACGCCCAGCGCCGTGGTGGCCAGGAAGCCCATCGACTGCCGGCCCGGCATCAGGGCGCGGGCGATGAGGCCCGCGAAGAAACCGAAAATCACCCACCCACACAGGTTGAACATCGCGTCCTCGTCTCCTCTTGGGACCGGAAACCCCCAGTGTGCATGAAGTACGCGACCGGGCGAGTTCTATTGCGCCGGGCGATGCCTCTCGAACAGTCCCTCGCCGATGCGCACCAGGCGCTCGCCCAGCCCCTCGCGGCCCACGCTCTGGGCGGTGACCCGCGCGCCCTCCAGGAGCAGGCCCAGCGCGTCCGCGAGCAGCTCCGGCTCGTTGAGGCCCGCCGCCTGGCAGAGCGCCACCAGCCGCGCGTTCTGCGCGACCTTGTACGCCTCGATGACCGGCCGGGCCGGGTGCGCGGGGTCCGCCAGCTCCACCGCGGCGTTGGCCAGGGCGCAGCCGCGCTGGTCCACGCACGTCGCGTGCTCGGCCATCTGCCGCAGCCACGCGCGCAGCTGCTCGAAGGGCGCCCCCGGGTGCTCCCGCGCGTAGCGCGCCCAGCGCGTGTCGGACTCCGCCGCCGCGCGCCGCAGGTACTCGGCCACCAGCTCGTCCTTGGACGTGAAGTGCCGGTAGAGCGTCATCTTGTTGGTGCCCGCCGCCTCCGCCACCGCCTCCACGCCCACCGCGCGGATGCCGTGGCGGTAGAACAGCTCCCCCGCCGCCACCAGGATGCGCTCACGCGGCGCCACCCGCTCGACCTTCGCCGTGTCCTCCGCCATGCGCTCACCTTGTCTTGACAGCGATGTTACCGGTCGGTATCTCTGCGACGTTACCCATCGGTAACATCGTTGGGAGCCGCCGTCATCCCCTCTGTGGGGGTGGGGCCGCGATGTTTCCCCCTTCCGCCGTCCCGGAGCAATGCCATGGCCACCCACCCGCACGGAACGTTGTTCTCGCCGTACACGCTCGGAGCGCTGGAGCTCAAGAACCGCATCGTCATGGCGCCCATGACGCGCAGCCGGGCGCTGGTGGACGGCAACGTGCCCAACCCCCTGGCCATCACCTATTACACGCAGCGCGCCTCCGCGGGCCTCCTCATCACCGAGGCCACCCAGGTGAGCCCCCAGGGCGTGGGCTACATCCGCACCCCGGGCATCCACTCGCCCGAGCAGGTGGAGGGTTGGAAGAAGGTGACGGAGGCGGTGCACGCGGTGGGCGGGCGCATCTACGCGCAGCTCTGGCACGTGGGGCGCATGTCGCACCCGGACTTCCATGACGGGGCGCTGCCGGTGGCCCCGTCGGCGGTGGGCGTGGACGTGGACGTGTTCACCTACAAGGGCAAGACGCGCACGGTGACGCCGCGGGCGCTGGAGCTCGGGGAGCTGCCCGGCATCGTGGAGCAGTTCCGCGCCGGGGCCCGGAACGCCCTGGCCGCGGGCTTCGATGGCGTGGAGCTGCACGGCAGCAACGGCTACCTCTTGGACCAGTTCCTGCGCGACAGCAGCAACCGGCGCACGGACGCGTACGGCGGCTCCATCGAGAACCGGGCGCGCCTGCCCCTGGAGGTGGCGCGCGCGGTGGCCGAGGTGTGGGGAGCCCCGCGCGTGGGCTACCGGCTCTCGCCGCAGAACTTCCCCTACGGGGGCATGTCGGACAGCACGCCCGTGGAGACGTTCACCTACATGGCGCGCGAGCTGAACGCGCTGGGACTGGGCTACCTGCACGTGACCGAGGCGGTGTCTGGCAAGAGCTTCCCGAGCGCCGAGCAGCGCATCACCCCGAAGCTGCGCGCGGCCTTCCGGGGCACGCTCATCGCCAACGGGGGCTACGACGCGGCCTCCGGCGAGGCGGCGATCGCCCGGGGCGAGGCGGACCTGGTGTCCTACGGCGTGCCGTTCATCGCCAACCCGGACCTGCCCGAGCGCTACCGCGAGCAGGCGCCGCTGGCCTCGGCGGACTTCGCCACCTTCTATGGGGGCGAGGCCCAGGGCTACACGGACTACCCGGCGCGGCGCTGAAGCCGGCGCGTCACCCCGCGCCGAGCGCCACCTCGCCGAGGCTCGCCTCCACCCCGGCGAGCAGCTCCTCCAGGGCGGCGTCGGGGATGGTGAGCGCGGGGGCGATGTACACCGTGTCCCCGAGGGGGCGCAGGTACAGCCCCCGCCGCCGGGCCGCCTCGTACACGCGCCAGCCCGCGCGCGCGAGGTAGCCGCCCGTGCCCAGGTCCACCGCCCCCACCATGCCGAGCGCCCGGGGGCGCGTCACCCCGGGAATCGTCTCCGCCATGTGCTCGAACGCGGCCTTCACCCGGGGCGCCTTGCGCGCCACCTGGCCGAGCACGTCCTCGTCCCGGTACACCGCCAGCACCTCGCGCGCCACCGCCGCGCCCAGCGGGTTGCCGCAGTACGAGTGCCCGTAATAGAGCGCCCGCTCGGGCCCGCCGCCAAAGCCCGCGAAGACGCGCTCGGTGGCGAGCGTGGCCGCGAAGGGCAACAGGCCCCCCGACAGCGCCTTGGCCAGGCACAGCAGGTCCGGCACCACCCCGGCCAGGTCGCACGCGAAGCGCGCCCCCGTGCGGCCGAGGCCCGTGAAGACCTCGTCGGCGATGAGGAAGGTGTCCACCGCGCGCGTGGCCTCGCGCACCACGCGCAGGAAGGCGGGCGCGTACAGGTGCATGCCCGCGGCGCCCTGAATCAGCGGCTCCACGATGACGGCGGCGATCTCGTCCGGGTGCGCGCGCAGGGTGGCCTCCACCTGGGCGAAGGCGCGCTCCCACCCCGCCGGCTCCGCCGGGGACGGCACGTGCA includes:
- the bioA gene encoding adenosylmethionine--8-amino-7-oxononanoate transaminase, which produces MERSEVVARDKRHVWHPYTAMDAYIAGTDPLVVVEAEGPYLWDADGTRYLDANGSWWVSTLGHRHPRLVRALVEQAGRFPHTSLAGVTHAPAARLAEELAALSPGGQLPRVFYSDNGSTAVEVAIKMAAQYWAQNGRPGRTRFITLSGAFHGETIGATSVGGVEVFRDVFGPLLFDVVHVPSPAEPAGWERAFAQVEATLRAHPDEIAAVIVEPLIQGAAGMHLYAPAFLRVVREATRAVDTFLIADEVFTGLGRTGARFACDLAGVVPDLLCLAKALSGGLLPFAATLATERVFAGFGGGPERALYYGHSYCGNPLGAAVAREVLAVYRDEDVLGQVARKAPRVKAAFEHMAETIPGVTRPRALGMVGAVDLGTGGYLARAGWRVYEAARRRGLYLRPLGDTVYIAPALTIPDAALEELLAGVEASLGEVALGAG
- a CDS encoding alpha/beta hydrolase-fold protein → MGAVTLVLVGWLLAGTPEASPAEGQPGTFVAKSLSVRGTTYVYSVYLPPTYRADRTWPVILALHGAASRGTEGTLPRRQHLAAAVRQHPERYPAVLVLPQCPPGRDWSGDVADFALLALERTLEEYKGDPKRVYLAGESIGKQGAVRLAARTPERFAAVLAVSEHSGDRSVAERLKGTPLWVWHGEVDAEVPVRESRAFIELFKALGNSSVRYTELPGLGHDIFDTVYLDVAVSTWMFAQRRAP
- a CDS encoding TetR/AcrR family transcriptional regulator, yielding MAEDTAKVERVAPRERILVAAGELFYRHGIRAVGVEAVAEAAGTNKMTLYRHFTSKDELVAEYLRRAAAESDTRWARYAREHPGAPFEQLRAWLRQMAEHATCVDQRGCALANAAVELADPAHPARPVIEAYKVAQNARLVALCQAAGLNEPELLADALGLLLEGARVTAQSVGREGLGERLVRIGEGLFERHRPAQ
- a CDS encoding GlsB/YeaQ/YmgE family stress response membrane protein, with product MFNLCGWVIFGFFAGLIARALMPGRQSMGFLATTALGVAGSFTGGFLASVIWGGSWRFFTSSGLIGSVLGAVVLLALGRALSK
- a CDS encoding alkene reductase — encoded protein: MATHPHGTLFSPYTLGALELKNRIVMAPMTRSRALVDGNVPNPLAITYYTQRASAGLLITEATQVSPQGVGYIRTPGIHSPEQVEGWKKVTEAVHAVGGRIYAQLWHVGRMSHPDFHDGALPVAPSAVGVDVDVFTYKGKTRTVTPRALELGELPGIVEQFRAGARNALAAGFDGVELHGSNGYLLDQFLRDSSNRRTDAYGGSIENRARLPLEVARAVAEVWGAPRVGYRLSPQNFPYGGMSDSTPVETFTYMARELNALGLGYLHVTEAVSGKSFPSAEQRITPKLRAAFRGTLIANGGYDAASGEAAIARGEADLVSYGVPFIANPDLPERYREQAPLASADFATFYGGEAQGYTDYPARR